One part of the Coffea eugenioides isolate CCC68of chromosome 10, Ceug_1.0, whole genome shotgun sequence genome encodes these proteins:
- the LOC113749445 gene encoding 3-hydroxy-3-methylglutaryl-coenzyme A reductase 1: MDVRRRPPKPSGPPTNSLDHHHQQNKGSSSASARVLDRSPSPTPKASDALPLPLYLTNGIFFTLFFSVAYYLLHRWRDKIRNSTPLHVLTLSDLAAILSLIASFIYLLGFFGIDFVQSFIARPSNDHWDVDVEDERFILDEDRRPRRLPSVVSATPISPSPAPKLMEGPPPTTTTPLGISHPPCPKEEEADEELVNSVVSGDFPSYSLESTLGDCLRAASIRREAVQRITGRSLSGMPLDGFDYDSILGQCCEMPVGYVQIPVGIAGPLLLNGCEYSVPMATTEGCLVASTNRGCKAIYASGGATGILLRDGMTRAPVVRFPTAKRATDLKFFLEDPLNFDTLALVFNKSSRFARLQGIQCSIAGKNLYIRFSCSTGDAMGMNMVSKCVQNVLDFLRSDFSDMDVIGISGNFCSDKKPAAVNWIEGRGKSVVCEATISEEVVNKVLKTTVPALVELNMLKNLTGSAVAGALGGFNAHAANIVSAVFIATGQDPAQNIESSHCITMMEAVNNGKDLHISVTMPSIEVGTVGGGTQLASQSACLNLLGVKGASKESPGSNARLLATIVAGAVLAGELSLMSAIAAGQLVKSHMKYNRSSRDVTKIAS; this comes from the exons ATGGATGTCCGCCGCAGACCGCCAAAGCCTTCTGGTCCTCCAACCAACTCACTTGACCACCACCACCAGCAGAACAAGGGTTCCTCCTCCGCATCCGCCAGAGTCCTGGATCGGTCCCCTTCACCAACCCCCAAGGCCTCCGATGCCCTCCCCCTCCCTCTCTACCTAACCAACGGCATTTTCTTTACCCTCTTCTTCTCCGTCGCCTACTACCTCCTCCACCGCTGGCGTGACAAGATCCGCAACTCCACCCCTCTCCACGTCCTTACCCTCTCCGACCTCGCCGCCATTCTCTCTCTCATCGCCTCCTTCATTTATTTGTTAGGTTTTTTCGGTATTGATTTTGTTCAATCCTTCATTGCCCGCCCATCTAACGACCACTGGGACGTCGACGTTGAGGACGAAAGATTCATCCTCGACGAAGATCGTCGCCCCCGCCGCCTTCCCTCCGTCGTCTCCGCCACccccatttccccttcccccgCGCCTAAGTTAATGGAGGGTCCTccacccaccaccaccacccccctCGGCATCAGCCACCCCCCTTGCcccaaagaagaagaagcagacGAGGAGCTCGTCAACTCTGTGGTTTCCGGCGATTTCCCTTCCTACTCCTTGGAGTCAACTTTAGGAGATTGTCTCCGAGCGGCCTCCATTCGCCGAGAGGCGGTGCAGAGGATTACTGGGAGGTCGCTTTCCGGTATGCCGTTGGACGGGTTTGATTATGACTCTATTCTGGGGCAGTGTTGCGAGATGCCTGTTGGATACGTGCAGATTCCGGTGGGCATTGCTGGGCCCCTGTTGCTCAACGGCTGCGAGTACTCGGTGCCAATGGCCACTACGGAGGGCTGTTTGGTAGCCAGTACCAACAGAGGTTGCAAGGCCATCTATGCATCCGGAGGAGCCACCGGTATCCTGTTGAGAGATGGGATGACCAGAGCCCCTGTTGTCAGGTTCCCCACTGCCAAAAGGGCCACTGACTTGAAGTTCTTCTTGGAGGACCCTCTTAATTTCGATACATTGGCGCTCGTTTTTAACAA GTCAAGCAGATTTGCTAGGCTTCAGGGTATTCAATGCTCTATTGCAGGAAAAAATCTATATATCAGATTTAGCTGCAGCACTGGAGATGCTATGGGAATGAACATGGTGTCTAAATGTGTTCAGAATGTTCTGGACTTCCTTCGTAGTGATTTTAGCGATATGGATGTTATTGGTATCTCAG GGAATTTTTGTTCTGATAAAAAACCTGCTGCTGTAAATTGGATTGAAGGACGCGGAAAGTCGGTTGTTTGTGAGGCAACCATTAGTGAAGAGGTAGTCAACAAGGTACTGAAAACCACCGTACCAGCACTTGTAGAGCTTAACATGCTCAAGAACCTTACTGGTTCTGCTGTAGCTGGTGCTCTTGGTGGCTTCAATGCGCATGCTGCCAATATCGTCTCTGCAGTTTTTATAGCTACTGGCCAGGATCCAGCACAAAACATTGAAAGTTCTCACTGCATCACTATGATGGAGGCTGTCAACAATGGGAAGGATCTTCACATCTCCGTCACAATGCCTTCCATTGAG GTTGGTACTGTAGGTGGTGGAACTCAACTTGCTTCTCAGTCGGCATGCCTCAACTTGCTTGGGGTGAAGGGGGCAAGTAAAGAGTCGCCAGGATCAAATGCCAGGTTGCTAGCCACGATTGTTGCCGGTGCAGTACTTGCCGGGGAGCTATCACTGATGTCAGCCATTGCAGCTGGGCAGCTGGTCAAAAGTCACATGAAATACAACAGATCAAGCAGGGATGTCACCAAAATTGCCTCGTAG
- the LOC113749717 gene encoding RNA-binding protein 24-A isoform X1 → MAYQQQQPPPPVPGPGSGSSSGSGLQFLNSPFGDTTFTKVFVGGLAWETQSDTMRRYFEQFGEILEAVVITDKNTGRSKGYGFVTFRDPESARRACADPTPIIDGRRANCNLASLGRPRPALPFVCYFMLLLVTGRLRSPTPYLGGLPANRGAYVGSFGYQQPVSYGYQQGLMYSPFGYATYSPDYVYPQGVYNPYGGQQYVHVYGLPGTVNTTMYPYSQMGQTVPGSHSYAALQGYTVPNHQLVQFGGPSVNAMTTSSIPTIQAPYPTGIASPVPPQPQFLLPAHTPQFMQGSGSDQNAG, encoded by the exons ATGGCGTATCAGCAGCAGCAGCCCCCACCCCCGGTTCCGGGTCCGGGCTCGGGTTCCAGCTCGGGTTCTGGGCTTCAATTTCTCAATTCTCCGTTTGGGGACACCACTTTCACAAAGGTCTTTGTTGGAGGCCTGGCCTGGGAGACTCAGAGCGATACCATGCGTCGCTACTTTGAGCAGTTTGGTGAGATTCTTGAAGCTGTTGTTATCACCGATAAGAATACTGGCCGATCCAAAGGCTACGGCTTC GTGACTTTCCGGGACCCTGAATCAGCTAGGAGGGCATGTGCCGATCCAACACCAATTATTGATGGTAGGCGTGCTAATTGTAATTTGGCTTCATTGGGGCGACCTCGGCCTGCTTTGCCCTTTG TGTGTTATTTTATGCTTCTACTGGTCACAGGACGGCTTAGATCACCAACACCTTACCTTGGAGGTCTTCCAGCTAATAGAGGCGCCTATGTTGGAAGTTTTGGGTATCAGCAACCAGTTTCTTATGGCTATCAACAAGGCTTGATGTATTCTCCATTTGG GTATGCAACATACAGTCCAGATTATGTCTATCCTCAG GGTGTTTACAATCCTTATGGGGGGCAGCAGTACGTTCACGTATATGGTCTGCCTGGGACTGTTAATACAACTATGTATCCTTACAGCCAGATGGGTCAGACAGTTCCTGGGAGTCATAGTTATGCAGCATTGCAGGGGTATACAGTGCCCAATCATCAGCTTGTGCAGTTTGGGGGGCCTAGCGTCAATGCTATGACTACATCATCTATACCAACAATTCAGGCCCCCTATCCAACAG gtATTGCATCACCTGTTCCACCACAGCCTCAGTTTCTACTTCCTGCTCATACTCCTCAGTTCATGCAAGGTAGCGGATCTGACCAAAATGCAGGGTGA
- the LOC113749717 gene encoding RNA-binding protein 24 isoform X2 — MAYQQQQPPPPVPGPGSGSSSGSGLQFLNSPFGDTTFTKVFVGGLAWETQSDTMRRYFEQFGEILEAVVITDKNTGRSKGYGFVTFRDPESARRACADPTPIIDGRRANCNLASLGRPRPALPFGRLRSPTPYLGGLPANRGAYVGSFGYQQPVSYGYQQGLMYSPFGYATYSPDYVYPQGVYNPYGGQQYVHVYGLPGTVNTTMYPYSQMGQTVPGSHSYAALQGYTVPNHQLVQFGGPSVNAMTTSSIPTIQAPYPTGIASPVPPQPQFLLPAHTPQFMQGSGSDQNAG; from the exons ATGGCGTATCAGCAGCAGCAGCCCCCACCCCCGGTTCCGGGTCCGGGCTCGGGTTCCAGCTCGGGTTCTGGGCTTCAATTTCTCAATTCTCCGTTTGGGGACACCACTTTCACAAAGGTCTTTGTTGGAGGCCTGGCCTGGGAGACTCAGAGCGATACCATGCGTCGCTACTTTGAGCAGTTTGGTGAGATTCTTGAAGCTGTTGTTATCACCGATAAGAATACTGGCCGATCCAAAGGCTACGGCTTC GTGACTTTCCGGGACCCTGAATCAGCTAGGAGGGCATGTGCCGATCCAACACCAATTATTGATGGTAGGCGTGCTAATTGTAATTTGGCTTCATTGGGGCGACCTCGGCCTGCTTTGCCCTTTG GACGGCTTAGATCACCAACACCTTACCTTGGAGGTCTTCCAGCTAATAGAGGCGCCTATGTTGGAAGTTTTGGGTATCAGCAACCAGTTTCTTATGGCTATCAACAAGGCTTGATGTATTCTCCATTTGG GTATGCAACATACAGTCCAGATTATGTCTATCCTCAG GGTGTTTACAATCCTTATGGGGGGCAGCAGTACGTTCACGTATATGGTCTGCCTGGGACTGTTAATACAACTATGTATCCTTACAGCCAGATGGGTCAGACAGTTCCTGGGAGTCATAGTTATGCAGCATTGCAGGGGTATACAGTGCCCAATCATCAGCTTGTGCAGTTTGGGGGGCCTAGCGTCAATGCTATGACTACATCATCTATACCAACAATTCAGGCCCCCTATCCAACAG gtATTGCATCACCTGTTCCACCACAGCCTCAGTTTCTACTTCCTGCTCATACTCCTCAGTTCATGCAAGGTAGCGGATCTGACCAAAATGCAGGGTGA
- the LOC113749729 gene encoding SWI/SNF complex subunit SWI3B: MGTDNNHHHNNDTTITTTPATLGPNISNNNNNSSSTANNKSPPKPPIKPAEPPTPTTTTTLQPFGSSPNTADSDFISIPSYSRWFSWDNIHQCELRFLPEFFDGRSASKNPKTYKYYRNAIIQRFRDNPSSTPTKKITFTEVRKTIVGDVGSIRRVFDFLEAWGLINYSPSSSSSSSNKAAAAPQQLSHNDNKDSSSSATKSAAAAPPPPPPDAPPSASADNSTTAAAAGGPKKRLCSACKSPCTISCFTSDKHNLTLCARCYVSNNFRVGISSTDFRRVEISDVVKTDWTDKETLHLLEAIMHYGDDWKKVAEHVGGGRSDKDCVARFLKLPFGEQFVGAPESSEMVDNQLTSRGSSFQNKRMRLSPLADASNPILAQAAFLSALAGVEVAEVAAHAAVTALSDFAGVKIKANLKSVPADAKQQDFDVASHGDTAYRMDGALAEAQSELEKEEEDVERALSEIAVQTKELQDKIVHFEELDLQVERESQQLQQLKDLLYVDQLTLLFYKAAAHKSGESMVESIKAE; the protein is encoded by the exons ATGGGCACCGACAACAACCACCACCATAATAACGATACCACCATCACCACCACCCCCGCAACGCTCGGTCCtaacatcagcaacaacaacaacaacagcaGCAGCACCGCCAACAACAAGTCACCTCCCAAACCCCCTATTAAGCCTGCTGAACCCCCCACTCCTACTACCACCACCACTCTGCAACCATTCGGCTCCTCCCCCAACACTGCCGACTCCGACTTCATCTCCATCCCCAGCTATTCCC GATGGTTTAGTTGGGACAACATCCATCAGTGCGAGCTTCGATTCCTGCCGGAATTCTTCGACGGAAGATCAGCCTCCAAGAACCCCAAGACTTACAAATACTACAGGAATGCCATCATTCAGAGATTCAGGGACAACCCCTCCTCCACCCCCACCAAAAAAATCACCTTTACCGAAGTCCGCAAGACCATCGTTGGAGACGTCGGCTCCATTCGCCGGGTTTTTGATTTCTTGGAGGCCTGGGGTTTGATTAATTACTCtccctcttcttcttcctcctcttctAATAAGGCTGCCGCTGCCCCCCAACAACTCTCCCACAATGACAACAAGGACTCCTCCTCCTCCGCCACCAAATCTGCTGCTGctgctcctcctcctcctcctcctgatGCTCCCCCCTCTGCCTCTGCTGATAATTCTACTACTGCTGCTGCAGCTGGCGGCCCGAAGAAGAGATTGTGCAGTGCCTGCAAATCTCCCTGCACCATTTCTTGCTTTACTTCAGATAAG CACAATTTGACTCTTTGTGCAAGGTGCTACGTCAGCAACAATTTTAGGGTTGGAATCAGTTCTACAGATTTCAGAAGGGTCGAGATTAGTGATGTCGTAAAGACCGATTGGACAGACAAAGAAACTCTCCACCTACTGGAAGCTATCATGCATTACGGTGATGACTGGAAGAAGGTAGCTGAGCATGTTGGTGGTGGTAGAAGTGACAAAGACTGTGTGGCTCGCTTTCTTAAGCTCCCCTTTGGTGAACAGTTTGTTGGGGCTCCAGAATCTTCCGAGATGGTGGATAATCAACTTACCTCAAGAGGTTCATCCTTCCAAAACAAACGGATGCGACTTTCACCGCTTGCAGACGCAAGCAACCCAATTCTGGCTCAG GCTGCTTTTCTTTCTGCTCTGGCTGGGGTAGAGGTAGCAGAAGTTGCAGCACACGCTGCTGTGACAGCCTTGTCTGATTTTGCTGGTGTAAAAATCAAAGCTAATCTGAAATCTGTTCCTGCTGATGCAAAACAGCAAG ATTTTGACGTTGCATCTCATGGTGACACTGCATATAGAATGGATGGTGCTCTTGCTGAAGCACAATCTGAGcttgaaaaggaagaagaggatGTGGAGAGAGCCCTTTCTGAGATAGCCGTTCAG ACGAAGGAACTTCAAGACAAGATTGTTCACTTTGAGGAATTAGACTTACAAGTGGAGAGGGAGAGCCAACAATTGCAGCAGCTCAAGGATCTGCTCTATGTTGACCAGTTAACTTTGCTATTTTATAAGGCCGCAGCACATAAATCAGGAGAAAGCATGGTGGAAAGTATCAAAGCAGAATGA
- the LOC113748910 gene encoding psbP domain-containing protein 3, chloroplastic isoform X1 — MASVAEGLRSCCCSIFFLRLQSQYRRRLSLTQLSHLCTTTKPSSSSPFKLNGGLRKRNTYLATLNLSCSNVDVDTDDGGWSQQQNQSAAARPTKRRVLLLQGVVAAGSCSLPLALITTPIANANSVAFSRDTDAPAQDYFRVYSDDVNKFQILIPRDWQVGSGEGDGIRSLTAFYPQEPSNSNVSVVITGLGADFTRLESFGKVDAFAETLVSGLDRSWQRPPGVAAKLIDSKAANGLYYIEYTLQNPGESRRHLFSVLGIANNGWYNRLYTLTGQFVEEEAEKYGSTIEKINLVAANEVHYN; from the exons ATGGCATCCGTGGCTGAAGGCCTCCGCAGCTGCTGCTGTAGCATCTTCTTCTTGCGCCTGCAGTCTCAGTACCGCCGCCGCCTCAGCCTGACTCAGCTCTCCCACTTGTGCACCACCACTAAACCATCTTCATCTTCTCCCTTCAAACTCAATG GAGGCCTCCGCAAAAGAAACACCTACCTCGCCACCTTAAATCTCTCCTGCTCCAACGTTGATGTTGATACCGATGACGG TGGCTGGAGTCAGCAGCAAAACCAATCTGCTGCTGCCCGGCCGACCAAAAGGAGAGTGCTGTTGCTTCAGGGTGTCGTTGCCGCTGGCTCATGTTCCCtccctcttgcattaattaCCACTCCCATTGCTAATGCTAATTCTGTTGCTTTTTCAAGAGACACCG ATGCCCCCGCACAAGATTACTTTCGTGTATATTCAGATGATGTTAATAAGTTCCAGATTCTGATACCTCGAG ATTGGCAAGTGGGCAGTGGGGAGGGTGATGGGATAAGGTCGCTCACTGCCTTCTACCCTCAAGAGCCTTCTAATTCAAATG TCAGCGTAGTGATCACGGGCCTTGGTGCTGATTTCACCAGATTGGAATCCTTCGGCAAAGTTGATGCTTTTGCAGAAACTCTG GTTAGTGGGTTGGATAGAAGCTGGCAAAGGCCACCGGGTGTTGCAGCAAAACTTATAGATTCCAAAGCTGCTAATG GATTATACTACATCGAGTACACACTCCAAAATCCTGGTGAAAGTCGTAGACACTTATTTTCGGTGCTTGGAATAGCAAATAATGGTTGGTACAATAGATTGTATACTCTCACTGGGCAG TTTGTTGAAGAGGAGGCAGAGAAATATGGTTCCACAATCGAGAAG ATTAATCTAGTTGCTGCAAATGAGGTTCATTATAATTAG
- the LOC113748910 gene encoding psbP domain-containing protein 3, chloroplastic isoform X2, which yields MASVAEGLRSCCCSIFFLRLQSQYRRRLSLTQLSHLCTTTKPSSSSPFKLNGGLRKRNTYLATLNLSCSNVDVDTDDGGWSQQQNQSAAARPTKRRVLLLQGVVAAGSCSLPLALITTPIANANSVAFSRDTDAPAQDYFRVYSDDVNKFQILIPRDWQVGSGEGDGIRSLTAFYPQEPSNSNVSVVITGLGADFTRLESFGKVDAFAETLVSGLDRSWQRPPGVAAKLIDSKAANGLYYIEYTLQNPGESRRHLFSVLGIANNGWYNRLYTLTGQFVEEEAEKYGSTIEKAVASFRLI from the exons ATGGCATCCGTGGCTGAAGGCCTCCGCAGCTGCTGCTGTAGCATCTTCTTCTTGCGCCTGCAGTCTCAGTACCGCCGCCGCCTCAGCCTGACTCAGCTCTCCCACTTGTGCACCACCACTAAACCATCTTCATCTTCTCCCTTCAAACTCAATG GAGGCCTCCGCAAAAGAAACACCTACCTCGCCACCTTAAATCTCTCCTGCTCCAACGTTGATGTTGATACCGATGACGG TGGCTGGAGTCAGCAGCAAAACCAATCTGCTGCTGCCCGGCCGACCAAAAGGAGAGTGCTGTTGCTTCAGGGTGTCGTTGCCGCTGGCTCATGTTCCCtccctcttgcattaattaCCACTCCCATTGCTAATGCTAATTCTGTTGCTTTTTCAAGAGACACCG ATGCCCCCGCACAAGATTACTTTCGTGTATATTCAGATGATGTTAATAAGTTCCAGATTCTGATACCTCGAG ATTGGCAAGTGGGCAGTGGGGAGGGTGATGGGATAAGGTCGCTCACTGCCTTCTACCCTCAAGAGCCTTCTAATTCAAATG TCAGCGTAGTGATCACGGGCCTTGGTGCTGATTTCACCAGATTGGAATCCTTCGGCAAAGTTGATGCTTTTGCAGAAACTCTG GTTAGTGGGTTGGATAGAAGCTGGCAAAGGCCACCGGGTGTTGCAGCAAAACTTATAGATTCCAAAGCTGCTAATG GATTATACTACATCGAGTACACACTCCAAAATCCTGGTGAAAGTCGTAGACACTTATTTTCGGTGCTTGGAATAGCAAATAATGGTTGGTACAATAGATTGTATACTCTCACTGGGCAG TTTGTTGAAGAGGAGGCAGAGAAATATGGTTCCACAATCGAGAAG GCTGTTGCTTCTTTCAGATTAATCTAG
- the LOC113749384 gene encoding AT-hook motif nuclear-localized protein 10, with translation MSASEAGGGGGGEVITATTTRDNTSFSLPSIQKSTPPPPAPPQPQSLLHNLSFAYPNDPPNLYKPPLSASSPPYQPATADSSAPASSGLLLSNNVNLNSGADTVKRKRGRPRKYGPDGSIAMALVPSPPPTAAAPPPPGVHFSPSLHQPPSLAVPPPSGMPSSPSPSTKKARGRPPGSGKKQPVEALGSVGIGFTPHVITVKAGEDVSAKIMSFSQHGPRAVCILSANGAISNVTLRQTATSGGTATYEGRFDILSLSGSFLLSEVGGQRSRTGGLSISLAGPDGRVLGGCVAGLLTAASPVQVIVGSFVADGRKESKTVNHVVEPSHAPLKVNPSGASSPPSRGTLSLSESSGSPLNHSTGACNNVSAQAMSSMPWK, from the exons ATGTCAGCGTCTGAGGCTGGAGGTGGAGGAGGAGGGGAAGTGATCACTGCTACCACCACCAGGGACAACACCTCATTCTCCCTCCCGTCCATCCAGAAATCTACGCCACCTCCTCCCGCTCCCCCCCAGCCCCAGTCCCTCCTCCACAACCTGTCTTTCGCCTACCCCAACGACCCACCTAATCTCTACAAACCTCCTCTCTCAGCCTCTTCCCCGCCATACCAGCCCGCCACCGCCGACTCCTCCGCCCCTGCCTCCTCTGGTCTGCTGCTTTCTAACAATGTCAACCTCAATTCTGGTGCCGACACCGTCAAGCGCAAGAGAGGAAGGCCCAGAAAGTACGGCCCAGATGGTTCCATAGCCATGGCTCTCGTGCCCTCTCCTCCTCCAACTGCTGCTGCTCCGCCTCCACCTGGCGTACATTTCTCTCCATCACTGCACCAGCCTCCCTCTCTTGCTGTTCCTCCACCTTCTGGAATGCCGTCATCACCGTCACCTTCCACCAAGAAGGCTAGAGGCAGGCCACCTGGTTCTGGCAAAAAGCAACCAGTTGAAGCTTTGG GATCAGTTGGAATAGGATTTACACCGCATGTCATAACTGTCAAAGCTGGGGAG GACGTGTCTGCCAAAATAATGTCCTTTTCTCAGCATGGCCCTAGAGCCGTCTGTATTTTGTCTGCAAATGGGGCCATATCAAATGTGACTCTTCGTCAAACTGCAACATCCGGCGGAACTGCAACTTACGAG GGTCGGTTTGATATTCTGTCTCTTTCTGGTTCATTTTTGCTATCTGAAGTTGGTGGCCAGCGGAGCAGAACTGGTGGGCTAAGCATCTCATTGGCTGGACCAGATGGACGGGTTCTTGGTGGTTGTGTGGCAGGTCTTCTGACTGCTGCATCCCCTGTTCAG GTCATTGTTGGCAGTTTTGTGGCTGATGGTCGCAAGGAGTCAAAAACAGTTAACCATGTGGTGGAGCCTTCGCATGCTCCATTGAAGGTTAATCCCAGTGGGGCCAGCAGCCCTCCATCTCGTGGGACTCTCAGTCTCAGTGAATCTTCTGGCAGCCCATTAAATCACAGCACTGGGGCCTGCAATAATGTTAGTGCACAAGCCATGTCTAGCATGCCGTGGAAATAA